A stretch of DNA from Cryptomeria japonica chromosome 4, Sugi_1.0, whole genome shotgun sequence:
CCTTTTAGACAAATCAAGCGAGAAAGGGAGAGATGTGATCCCAGAGATTATGAAGCAGAATTATCCTTCTAGGATTCAAAATGCATGACTCTTAGAATTATCTTGAAAAATATGCTTCAAAATTCTCCAAATAACTAATCGATGGATTTCAAATGTCTTATTAGACCTATAATATGGGATAACACACAAACATTACAAGCTCTATGAAATGGATATGGACCTTATACATATAGTTATATAAGACTCTTTAGTAAATATAATTATTTGATATCTAGAACACGCAAGTAGCTTGTATAGCAATTTTAATTGTTTCCGTATTGTAACATTTTCTCTTTAATTATACGAAAGACAATACAAAACATTGAATTGAATTAAATTGTATCATTTTTGAAACATTGGTTAGAAATTGATAATATCATAAGCTTCTCACATGCAGTTTATAACGACAACaacaaaattaaatattataaaaaccATTTTAATTTCACTATTTTATCTCTACTCACAACACAAACTAACCAACAATATATATGTTACTTAAGCTAGAAGTATCACGCGGATTCAAAATAAGAACACAGCAAAATTACGTTTGTTTCTCCCCGTATAGGACATTTAACACTAATTTAATGAAAGATCTCCCCTCTCTCGCCACTGTCGAATGGCTGATCTCAGAGAAAAGTTAGGAATCAGATTCATATGCACAAGTTTTTGATTTGTCATGGGAGATGTATCATGTCCACAATCAAACCACCCTTGGATTGCGTCCTTTTCGTATGTAAAGCCGTCAGCAGCGATGTAAGGATCCTGCATAACTTCCTGCAAATCGGAACAAATCTCTTTCTCAGAAGTATAATTTTCAATATCAATAAAAGCCTAACGAAATCAGGTAAATTCGAAGTTATGGAATCATTTAATACGGGTAATCTGAGCTATGAAATAATTTTGAAAGAATGGACAAAGTTATCCTTACCCTGAAGATTGGACAGAGGAAGAAACTTGGAACATGTATTTCATCGACCTCTTGTCCCGCCTTTCGCCCATTTAGAACTAGCCTGCCAGAGatcgcttcttctttctctttcgtTGCTTCATTGAAGGCGACTTCAAGATTTTTATACTACAGATGAATAAGAAATTTAGTCATTTTATTATAGCAACAATGATCGCATCTAGCAAAGGAGAAATAATGTCATACCTTGTGAGTTGATAACATGGCAGCCGCCTCTGCTTTCTTACGTCTCGCGATCTCACTTTGTATTTCGTCCTTCGCATTCGCGACCGCTTGTAATGCCTCTGTCAGCCGAAGTTTCAGGATTTCTGTATCTGCACTCACTCTctgcattaaattttattaaatttctaATTCCTTAGAATATCATATCCTCAGATCGTTAAATATATTTACGTACTTCCAAGTTCACAGATCCGCGATTGCAGAAAGCATTGGAAATAAAGTCACTAATTGTGACATAGTTCCGTACAAAAATTGCATAACTTACAAAATTATAATCAAAGAATGAGAGAGGTTTTACTTGAGATTCTGGAGGCTCAAGCTCCACACTGTAAGctttatcaacatcattttgtgGGCTATGCGGCCTATCCAATTCAGAAGAAATTTCATCCATCGCGGGCGTTACCTGCAACTTGTCCTGCTTTCCAAGCGAAGAAGCCATTAAATATCCCCCAAAAGTCGACGGATTTTTATTACAGCTGTCCATATTCCCCTCCAAGTTTACAGGCAATGAAACTGGTCGAACAAAATCGTGTGAAAAAGGTCGATCACTAGATGCTTCTGGTCGTTTCGCCATGAAATCGTTTCCAGTTTTTGGCAATTTTCCGACCACTCGAGTTCTCATAACCATAACAGCTTACACTCCTAAATAGTAGTTAATACGAACATATTTAAATGCAGTCTAGCAAATTGGATTACAATGGATCCCATTTACAGGAAGCTCACTACAGAGTATTAAAATCTTTTCTGGCGTAATTGTTGAAACGAAAGATAAGAGCAGCGTACATGGTTTCATTCAGTAATATTCTTCTTTTAAATGCCATTTATCTGTTTGTCTTATCGACGGCTTTAAAATAGATATAAGCAAGTTTGATATTGTCGACGTTATTTACtgtttgttttttcattgaaatgTATTAGACCTCGGGTCATCCGCCCACTCATTTTCGACATCGATTTGGAATGATGTGATCGGCGTCTCGGCTGTTCGTTTCGATTTTTAAAATGAATGCCTTGTTGTCTAAACGTTTGTCGAATATGAAACGAACTAAGATGCCTAATAAATTATATAAGTGCAATCTTGGGAAAAATGTTGTCCTCCAATGCTAGaagctatatatatatagttatttatgtcttttttatataatatttatagGTTTTCTTATGTTCAAGTATTGATCTATTTTGACCAATATTTGTTAATTTTCTTTTTTACATgtagattatttatttataatttatagtaTAAATGTGGCAAGACTATATATTATAATTACAATTGCTGTAGCGACTATTGGACCCTATACAATTACTGACACCTCTTCCACACACACATAATTAGTAATAAGATACACCCCATAGAACTTGTAAACGAAAATGATCATATTCatgtttaataaatttaataaggtACATGTTTGTAATTATAGGTTGTTTTGCATTGATGATAATTATGGTGGTGTAATAATTGATATATTAGGAAAATAAATCCAAAAGAAGGTTAATGCAATTTGGATTTAGAATTGGCAATTAATAATTTTTATACTTTTGAAATTTTAATTGTCCTAGAATAAGATATTGACATACTATAAGTATTTTTCTTCAAACATGACATAAGATATGCATTTCTTTTTACGTTGAATGTACATTTGTAGATTACTTCCATGTCTCTAGATTTACAAATTGTTGCTCAGcgattatcctatttattttgtgCTCCTACTCCTTGATTCACTAAATTTCCTAGTGGTTGATTCGTCATTTCTAATGGTGGTATTTAAGAATAGCTTTCCAGAGAAAACTAATCTCCAAGAAACAAGTTATCATTGGTCAAACACCAAACCAAACCAAATTTATGATTTTCCCAATGAACAAAGACAACAAAAATTTGGTGTTCAAAGGCTTTTAGGACAAATATCTAGATTATGATCTGTATTATTGCACCTATTTTAAGGATTCCTATAGGAAACACTTCTCAGATTGTCTAGAATGAGAAAGGATTTTCAAATATGAGAGGATGatccaaatgataaaaatcaatgcAATTTAATGGCTTAAAATATTAGGTTCTAGTCATAAATCACACAAATTTGTGTTTAGTGTTCTCATAATGGCTAGCGATCTAAGCATGAGTTGGCTGATTTTGAGTctaaaattttaagattttgggGTCAAATTCATAGTTGCCTAATAGATCTTGAACATGTGGAAGTGACCCAAGATGGTGGAACAATAAAGTATGTGCACATAACAAATCTTTGATCATGGTAGGTGAAATAAATGTCAAAGGGATCTGATTAATAATAAATGGCATAGAATGTGTTTGATACTAAAAGGAAATTCTAATTTTACTTCTACTACTCaagattatgtttgctaaatatctcCTCAACACTCACTCTTATAGTTTTACAAAAACTCtaattttttaaagtatttggGCACCCATTTTTTAGTTATAATTTTATATTCCCTTAttctttctaaattcatatttttttgttaaaaaatgaaatGTAATGTCCCTTATAGATGCTTTCGATATTTTTCCTAATCCTGAATAGATTTTTTGGTTTATTTGTTTGCACAATTAGGACAATTGTGATTGGGAATTAGATTGGAATAATACAATTAAGACAGTGATGCATATGACTTCTACAAACCTTTTGATAATCCAAGAATAATTAAATTTTTAGAGTTGAATATATTCAATAAGATGATTATAGTATGCAAAAAGAGTAAATATTGATACAATGTATGATATCAACAAATTGATAACTTATACAAGTTTGTTGATAATCAGTTGGATCAAATCATTATACTTTAATGTTGCTGGAAAATTGAACTTTTTTTGAGCCTACTAGCACCTCCCCACATTCTCCTATGCACACCTAGATTGTGAGGTGCAACTTGCAGATTGCAATAGTTGACTTGGGGATTGTATCCCCGACTAGCTCTTGACATTGCAGTAGCAACAAATAAAAGAATTTAATGCTAGTAGGTGTTTTTGAATTTGGAATATTGATGGGGGATTTTTATATTGATAGCCCCATGACAAAAGGAAATCATATTTCCCAATGTCAGTTGAGAAGTCAATCAGAGTGTATGCAACTGTTGAggaatgttttttttttctctaaGTGATTCAAAATGTGCAATAGTAATAGTGTGATTGTTTGTGCTAAGAGCAGTGATTGCTCCAGGTATTTTGTGACTCTTGATGAGTATTGATTGCTCCAAGTGAGCAACATGTGAGTTAGAGAGAAGGAGCTCTGAGAAGCTCTAAAGCTTGTAAGAAATCTTAGAGAAGCTCCAGATGGTTTAGTGTTTGAGAGCAGCTCCAAAATGCTCTAAATCTatttttaatcaaaaaataaaCTAACTGCTGACTACTACCGATTATAAATAGATTTGCAAGATTATGGATTTACTCCCAAACACTAAACAATTTGGAGCTTCTTTGAGCTCTCTTACAAACTATAGATCTTCTCAGAGCTCTCTCTCTAACTCACCTGCTGCTCACTTGGAGCTACAAATACCTGGATCAATCATTTCTCATTAGCACCCACAAAAATTCCTAGATCAACCACTAATCTTAGCACAAACAATTAAAATATTGTTTATGCACACTCTAAATCACTCAGAGAACAAAAATATTCATTTCTTCCTACATACACTATGATTGACTTTTCAAATGACACTAGAAAACATTCTTCCCTTTTGTCTTGGGGCTATCGACACAAAAAATTCTCctcaaaattcaaaactcaaaaatACCTACCATCATTAAATTATTCTAGTTGTTACTACTACAACATTAAAATCCATCAGGGGAATAAATCCGCAAGTCAATTATTGCAAACTGCGGGCTACATTTACTCTTGGTTGCTCCTGATAGGGTAGGTGCACATGGGAGAGCCTGAGGAGGTGCTAGTAGGTTCAAGAAAAATTCAACTTTCCAACACCCCCCCTTTGTCCCAAACCAACAAATAAGATCATTACTAATCCAAATCAACATTCCTAAATTTCCTATTAGGCACTCAAAATTGTCTTTTCTTAATAGCTTGGTGAAAATTTCTACTAGTTGTTGCTTGGACCTGCAAAATTCTATTTTAATttcactatagacacctaaaattgtccctaattaaataaatatctttatttatttaattattttagcctaattattcTCTTAATTgaattaatctttatttatttaattaattcatttaccctcttctagccttatttttcatttaaataaatacatttatttatttaaattatcctttccctaaattaaataaatatcttatttatttaattgatcccacttcctctattagttaattaaatctttatttatttaattaattcattagccttttccactcatgacacatgtcattcatctcttaattcctacactacctaccctatcattattttcttattttctctacataccctctaatcatagccgaccatttatcttttacacctctcaatcttatccctcaatttattatagtgtcttgtatataaggagatgcttcattcattatcaaccttaatcattctaatcattctaatcattctaatcaagcatcctagcatttgaactttcatatgcgatcaagcctacttgcaaccacatttccattctttgttgagctcttgtgtacacataaaatctgagagcaaatatatcaagcaagatcaatggagataggaagaatgaagatccaaaccctattggacatgtgatggtataatatttgtgatttcatttgatttgcattatcttaggtaatcttcatatgttatggtggatatttgttattgttaggctagggttttgtggttgaattcatttagtctttcaatattgttgttatccatttttttatcataaacattttggcatgcccggtgggactcttgtcccttttgcatttaacatattttgttgtagattttgtgtttttaaagtTGCAGATATGATGTTTccaacaacattttgacatttttgcgTTTGCACAGTTTGAGATCGTGTTTTTAATTTTTTGTCGCATATGTGACATTTGGGATCACGTCTACATCTTCGacagtatttttaattttttgcaaaTTACAGTGTTGCGTCTGTGTTCCCTAATGGCATCTATGAAGCATTTAGACATGTTTGTGTTCCCTAGTCGTGTCTTTATCCAAAAGACACGTCTGTGTCGAATCTAGGCCCGTTTGCATATTTTTGTAGAGTTTGTGTTAGTGTTAATCGCATTTGTGATTCATcttttgcatttcagtttcttGTGATTTAGTTTTTGGTTATTcggatttcaaatctggtttatattgagctaacatcttctgatctagctaacgaaattggtgcagcttgtcttgaaaacaaaatcattttgttgaaggcccctatttcacaa
This window harbors:
- the LOC131037890 gene encoding putative U-box domain-containing protein 55 — its product is MVMRTRVVGKLPKTGNDFMAKRPEASSDRPFSHDFVRPVSLPVNLEGNMDSCNKNPSTFGGYLMASSLGKQDKLQVTPAMDEISSELDRPHSPQNDVDKAYSVELEPPESQRVSADTEILKLRLTEALQAVANAKDEIQSEIARRKKAEAAAMLSTHKYKNLEVAFNEATKEKEEAISGRLVLNGRKAGQEVDEIHVPSFFLCPIFRAFIDIENYTSEKEICSDLQEVMQDPYIAADGFTYEKDAIQGWFDCGHDTSPMTNQKLVHMNLIPNFSLRSAIRQWRERGDLSLN